The following are encoded together in the Xiphophorus hellerii strain 12219 chromosome 3, Xiphophorus_hellerii-4.1, whole genome shotgun sequence genome:
- the LOC116714292 gene encoding DEP domain-containing protein 1B-like, with the protein MEGQVIGPGPYRATKLWNETIKLFRGGMPLRRHWANFRCYDCTFTGSEAVDYLHELLRSNYNFGPEVTRYQTQQLLRKFFKAHVIEDVKGRHGTEDFEDNSHLYRFPTMSPLKSLPTRPSWRDDSDLPRLIRWDDYEELPQKENVAPQKSTVLTSDLWNKRHSVAIGDVHECKLIRRREVTSKQVDHIWKSMTITHLQRVLGLKTLDGILNPAPVIGKDIVVNIYNVNKTGIVVLENKAEDMPYWVISAMKCLANWPEGNDAKQPLYPGFERDVLRTVADYYQRLKEPLLTFHLYEVFVNILSLLQEQDKATEALQVSCLLLPPPNRRRLQLLLRLMARVCHNPRLPPLNDTIGTRTLMVQMFSHCVLGSPDDMDLDELLATKLVTFMMEHHSAIFQVNAKLRCQVEEHLSHLKRAQIKYAGSDTDFSASPAFCKQIKRVDCEEQKVIGTQVPLQQLLEGLIADQELPAKDKRKRLKQFQKSYPEVYQKRFPTEESKAAVIPEKAPRLKPHLVLFNLKKPFQPFQRSWSFRA; encoded by the exons ATGGAAGGCCAAGTTATCGGACCCGGGCCGTACCGGGCCACGAAGCTG TGGAATGAAACCATTAAACTTTTTCGTGGAGGTATGCCGTTACGGAGGCACTGGGCGAACTTTCGCTGCTACGACTGCACTTTCACTGGTTCGGAGGCGGTTGATTACCTTCATGAGCTGCTCCGAAGCAACTACAACTTTGGGCCCGAGGTAACGCGTTACCAGACTCAGCAGCTGCTCAGGAAGTTCTTTAAAGCCCATGTGATTGAAGACGTCAAAGGACGCCACGGGACAGAGGACTTTGAAGACAACAGCCATCTGTACAG GTTCCCCACAATGTCTCCGCTCAAGTCTCTTCCAACAAGACCGTCATGGAGAGACGACAGCGACCTGCCCAGGCTCATCCGCTGGGATGACTACGAGGAACTGCctcagaaagaaaatgttgcacCTCAGAAATCTACAGTACTG ACTTCAGACTTATGGAATAAAAGACACAGCGTTGCAATTGGAGATGTGCATGAATGCAAGCTCATACGTAGGAGGGAAGTAACTTCCAAACAAGTGGACCACATCTGGAAATCGATGACTATCACaca TTTGCAGAGAGTTCTGGGCCTGAAGACTTTGGATGGAATTTTAAACCCAGCACCTGTGATTGGGAAAGACATTGTTGTCAATATCTACAATGTTAATAAAACAGGCATAGTTGTACTGGAAAACAAAGCTG AGGACATGCCATATTGGGTGATCTCTGCAATGAAATGCCTTGCAAACT GGCCTGAAGGCAACGACGCCAAACAGCCGCTGTACCCAGGGTTTGAGAGAGATGTTCTGAGGACCGTAGCAGATTATTATCAGAGACTAAAAGAGCCCTTGCTGACCTTCCATCTTTATGAGGTCTTTGTCAACATCCTCA GCCTGCTACAGGAGCAGGATAAAGCCACAGAGGCCCTTCAAGTCAGCTGcctgctgctgccaccaccaaaCCGCAGACGGCTCCAGCTTTTACTGCGCCTCATGGCCCGCGTCTGCCACAATCCCCGCCTGCCTCCTCTTAATGACACTATTGGTACCCGCACGCTG ATGGTGCAGATGTTCTCTCACTGCGTCCTGGGCTCCCCCGATGACATGGACTTGGACGAGTTGCTCGCTACCAAACTGGTGACCTTCATGATGGAGCACCACAGCGCGATCTTCCAAGTGAATGCCAAACTGCGCTGCCAGGTTGAGGAGCATCTGTCACACTTGAAAAGAGCTCAG ATCAAATATGCAGGCTCGGATACGGATTTCAGTGCATCACCGGCTTTCTGCAAACAGATCAAGAGAGTAGACTGTGAGGAGCAGAAAGTTATAGGAACACAGGTCccactgcagcagctgctggaaggTCTGATCGCAGACCAAGAACTCCCTGCAAAAGACAAGAGGAAAAGACTCAAACAG TTCCAGAAGTCTTACCCAGAGGTGTACCAAAAACGATTTCCCACTGAGGAAAGTAAAGCTGCTGTCATTCCTGAGAAAGCCCCAAGGCTCAAGCCTCACCTAGTGCTCTTCAACCTCAAGAAACCATTCCAGCCTTTTCAGAGAAGCTGGAGTTTTAGGGCATGA